GGGCCGGCGGCGATTGTGTTGCAGACGGCGAGGATCTGACCGTCGCGGCCGTACAGGACGGCAAGATAGCGGCCGAATCAATTCACCGTGCGCTGATGCAACAACCGGAAAAGGTCAACGGCTTCGTCGAAGCCATCATGGCCGATAGTCCAGATGGCGCGTCTGTTCCGGAACAACAATCCAGTCAACCAAGTCATTTAGTCAGCTAAAGGAAACTGCCATGGCTGATCTTTCAACGAATTTCCTCGGCATCAAATCTCCGAACCCTTTCTGGCTGGCCTCTGCTCCACCCACGGACAAGGCCTATAATGTCGAGCGCGCCTTCAAGGCGGGCTGGGGCGGGGTTGTCTGGAAAACCCTGGGCGAGGAAGGCCCGCCTGTCGTCAATGTTAACGGACCGCGCTATGGCGCTATTCACGGTCCGGACCGGCGCTTGCTCGGCTTCAACAATATCGAACTCATCACCGACCGCCCGCTCGAAGTGAACCTGCGGGAAATGACCGAGGTGAAGAAGAAATGGCCAGATCGCGCGCTGATCGCCTCGATCATGGTGCCCTGCGAGGAGGAAGCCTGGAAAGCAATCCTGCCGCTCGTGGAAGCGACGGGCTCAGACGGCATCGAATTGAATTTCGGCTGCCCGCACGGCATGTCCGAGCGCGGCATGGGCGCCGCCGTCGGTCAGGTGCCGGAATATATCGAAATGGTCGTTCGCTGGTGCAAGCAATATACGCGCATGCCGGTCATCACCAAGCTTACGCCGAACATCACAGACGTACGCAAGCCCGCGCGTGCCGCCAAATCCGGCGGAACCGACGCCGTATCGCTCATCAACACCATCAACTCGATTGTTTCAGTTGATCTGGATAACTTTGCCCCTAACCCGACCATCGATGGACGCGGCTCACATGGCGGCTATTGCGGCCCGGCCGTAAAGCCGATCGCGCTGAACATGGTCGCGGAAATCGCCCGCGATCCTGAAACGCGCGGCCTGCCGATTTCAGGCATCGGCGGTATCACCACATGGCGCGACGCGGCGGAATTCATAGCACTCGGCTGCGGTAATGTGCAGGTCTGCACGGCAGCCATGACCTATGGCTTCAAGGTCGTGCAGGAAATGATTTCCGGTCTTTCCGACTGGATGGATTCCCGCGGGTTCCGCACCATTGACGACTTCCAGGGCCTCGCCGTGCCGAATGTCACCGATTGGCAGTACCTCAACCTGAACTACATCACCAAGGCGCAG
This is a stretch of genomic DNA from Phyllobacterium zundukense. It encodes these proteins:
- the preA gene encoding NAD-dependent dihydropyrimidine dehydrogenase subunit PreA — encoded protein: MADLSTNFLGIKSPNPFWLASAPPTDKAYNVERAFKAGWGGVVWKTLGEEGPPVVNVNGPRYGAIHGPDRRLLGFNNIELITDRPLEVNLREMTEVKKKWPDRALIASIMVPCEEEAWKAILPLVEATGSDGIELNFGCPHGMSERGMGAAVGQVPEYIEMVVRWCKQYTRMPVITKLTPNITDVRKPARAAKSGGTDAVSLINTINSIVSVDLDNFAPNPTIDGRGSHGGYCGPAVKPIALNMVAEIARDPETRGLPISGIGGITTWRDAAEFIALGCGNVQVCTAAMTYGFKVVQEMISGLSDWMDSRGFRTIDDFQGLAVPNVTDWQYLNLNYITKAQIDQELCIKCGRCHIVCEDTSHQAITSMVDGARHFEVIDEECVGCNLCVSVCPVENCITMEPMVSGVDPRTKMPIQPDYANWTTHPNNPMAKLAAE